In one window of Tellurirhabdus rosea DNA:
- a CDS encoding outer membrane beta-barrel protein produces the protein MQEVSRQPVVGATLRLTSQADSTKRLFAITDTAGFATLAASEGQTYRLLLTSVGYKPLTKNIRVAAAMPVQTLTLETDNITLKGVTVTAPKPLVRQEDDKTVVDPEPIAATSTSAYEIMEKTPGVFLDPDGNVYLSSTSPATIYINGREQKMSAADVASMLKSLPPNAIARIEILRTPSARYDASGSGGVVNIILKKGVSLGLTGSANAGFNQGRYGNQFAGVNLSKSQGGRSSYLNLNYTRRNNYEEVQTSRAFSPDTVLNQNALTTYPANTYYLGYGLGYELSPKWDLDFDGRVSLNGANSDSENENIIRQISTGKLITNNLNTVDNRGRNVSFSQDISTRYKIDSLGSEVTTNWSYNYLGNRTEQVFGTQYLLPDRAPTTGEGTIDNGRHLLAGQVDYRQKLAPRFTLEAGLKSTYQTFDSRTNYFTGAARTPDRFRTNTFDYRENINAAYLQGSQTFGSFVLKAGVRLENTNMYGHQRIPTDTTFRINRTDLFPYVYLSRKIARIANFDLKSYLIYRRSITRPAYEYLNPSPRYVDQYLNEIGNPALRPQFTETFEANISVEDRPLFAIGRNNTRDIFTNVIYQNPDDRRLAYRTYDNLGSNRETYFRLLAGIPPIGRYFFVVGSQYNHNEYEGSYEGKPLSFSRGSWTFFTYHSLKIDSRSTFTLNGFIRTRGQLQFYELSNFGMLNVSLNRKFMKDKLLLTLTGNDIFFTNFYRFNIQQGTVTASGLRRNDTRRIGLTLRYNFGIRKREERVNMFNVDVP, from the coding sequence CACCAGCCAGGCCGACAGCACCAAACGCCTTTTTGCCATCACCGACACGGCCGGTTTTGCGACGCTGGCCGCCTCGGAAGGCCAGACTTACCGGCTACTGCTCACCTCCGTCGGCTACAAACCGCTGACGAAGAACATCCGCGTTGCCGCGGCCATGCCCGTGCAGACGCTGACGCTCGAAACGGATAACATTACGCTCAAAGGCGTGACCGTGACGGCCCCTAAACCGCTCGTCCGGCAGGAAGACGACAAGACCGTCGTGGACCCCGAACCCATCGCCGCCACCAGCACCAGCGCCTACGAGATCATGGAGAAAACGCCGGGCGTTTTTCTGGACCCCGACGGCAACGTCTACCTCAGCAGCACCAGCCCGGCGACCATCTACATCAACGGCCGGGAGCAGAAAATGAGCGCCGCCGACGTGGCGTCGATGCTCAAAAGCCTGCCGCCCAACGCCATCGCCCGAATCGAAATCCTCCGCACGCCTTCGGCCCGGTACGACGCCAGCGGCAGCGGCGGGGTGGTCAATATCATCCTCAAAAAAGGCGTCAGCCTCGGCCTGACCGGCTCAGCCAATGCGGGCTTCAATCAGGGGCGCTACGGCAATCAGTTTGCGGGCGTCAACCTGAGCAAGAGCCAGGGCGGCCGCAGTTCGTACCTGAACCTGAATTACACCCGCCGCAACAACTACGAGGAAGTACAGACGAGCCGGGCCTTCTCGCCCGATACGGTGCTGAACCAGAACGCCCTGACGACCTACCCGGCCAACACCTACTACCTGGGCTACGGCCTCGGCTACGAGCTTTCGCCCAAATGGGACCTCGACTTCGACGGCCGCGTCAGCCTGAATGGGGCCAATTCGGATTCGGAGAACGAAAACATCATCCGCCAGATCAGCACAGGCAAACTGATTACCAACAACCTGAACACGGTGGATAACCGGGGCCGGAACGTATCGTTCAGTCAGGATATTTCGACGCGGTACAAAATCGACTCGCTGGGCTCGGAGGTGACTACCAACTGGTCGTACAACTACCTCGGCAACCGAACGGAGCAGGTGTTCGGAACGCAGTACCTCCTGCCGGACCGCGCGCCCACCACCGGCGAGGGCACCATCGACAACGGCCGCCACCTGCTGGCCGGTCAGGTGGATTACCGGCAGAAACTCGCCCCGCGGTTTACGCTCGAAGCGGGTCTGAAAAGCACGTACCAGACGTTTGACAGCCGGACGAACTACTTCACCGGCGCCGCGCGCACGCCCGACCGCTTCCGGACCAACACCTTTGATTACCGCGAAAACATCAACGCGGCTTACCTCCAGGGCTCGCAGACCTTCGGGTCGTTTGTGCTGAAAGCGGGCGTCCGGCTGGAAAACACGAACATGTACGGCCACCAGCGCATCCCGACCGACACGACGTTCCGGATCAACCGGACGGACCTGTTCCCGTACGTGTACCTGAGCCGCAAAATCGCCCGGATCGCCAATTTCGACCTGAAGAGTTACCTGATCTACCGCCGGTCCATCACCCGCCCGGCCTACGAGTACCTGAATCCGTCGCCGCGCTACGTGGACCAGTACCTGAACGAAATCGGGAATCCGGCCCTGCGGCCGCAGTTTACCGAAACGTTTGAGGCGAACATCAGCGTGGAAGACCGCCCGCTGTTTGCCATCGGCCGCAACAACACCCGCGATATTTTCACGAACGTCATTTACCAGAACCCCGACGACCGGCGCCTCGCTTACCGGACCTACGACAACCTGGGGTCAAATCGCGAGACGTATTTCCGCCTGCTGGCCGGGATTCCGCCGATCGGACGGTATTTTTTCGTGGTGGGTTCGCAGTACAACCATAACGAGTACGAAGGGTCTTACGAAGGCAAGCCGCTGAGCTTCAGCCGGGGAAGCTGGACATTTTTCACCTACCATTCGCTGAAGATCGACAGCCGTTCGACGTTCACGCTCAACGGGTTTATCCGCACCCGCGGCCAGTTGCAGTTTTACGAACTCAGCAATTTCGGTATGCTGAACGTCAGTCTGAACCGCAAATTCATGAAAGACAAGCTGTTGCTGACACTGACGGGCAACGATATTTTCTTCACGAACTTCTACCGTTTCAACATCCAGCAGGGCACCGTGACGGCCTCCGGGCTCCGGCGCAACGACACCCGGCGCATCGGCCTGACGCTGCGCTACAACTTCGGCATCCGGAAGCGGGAAGAGCGGGTCAATATGTTCAATGTAGATGTCCCCTAA